GGTAAGGGACGGAGCAAAAAAGAAGCACAGATGAAAGCAGCCAATGAGGCACTTAAGAGATTGACTATTGATGATTGACAATTGGCTATTGATAGAACGGTAAAATATTTCATTAGTCAATAATCAATAATCAATCCTCCCTCTCCTTGTCCTCAGGAAAAAGACGCTGCCTGCAATAAGGCAGATTGTACCGGCTGCAGTTAATGCCTGAGGCGTACCGATTTTATCTGCAGTATACCCTATTACGGCGCTGCCGATAGGCGCCATACCAAGAAAGACAAGGGAATAGACACTCATAACCCTGCCCCTCAGTCCATCTCTTACATTCTCCTGAATGGAACTGTTTGCTGTGGCAAGAAAGCTGACCGCTGCCCAGCCCATGGTGACAAGGATAATGATGGACAGGGGATATGACCTGCTCAGAGAGAAGGCGACCAGCGCAGCAGGGAATATAAGGGCTGCAATGGACATGTACCTGCGTGTGTTTCTGATCTTGCCCCTGAAGGCGATTACCATCGCCGCAGTGAATGCCCCGGCTCCGGCAGAGCTCATCATGTATCCCAGGCCTTTTGCTCCTACACCTAATATATCCTCTGCAAAAACAGGAAAAAACTGGCTGAAAGGTATACCGAAGAGGCTGAACACCATTATTGTCAGAATCAGCGTCAGTATATCCTGCTGTTTCAGGATGAAGTGTATTCCCTCCTTAAACTCACTAAAAAAACCTTTTGAACTGCCTGTTCTTGCGGTTCCCTTTATTGCCATCATTTTTAAGACAAAAACCACAGGTATAAAGCTCAGGGCGTTTATATAGAAGCACGCAGGGAGTCCGGCCCATGAGATGATGAGACCTGCGATCAGGGGGCCAAGTATGCGTGCGCCATTGAAGGCCGCTGAGCTGAGGGCTATTGCGTTAAGGAGATGTCCCTTGCCGACCATCTCGATCAGAAATGACTGTCTGGCAGGGATGTCAAAGGCATTTATAGTGCCCATAAGAAAGGCCGTCAATATTGCATGCCAGACGTTTATTGTCCCGGTATACGTGAGGGTTCCAAGTATCAGGGGAGGGAATATGCTTAGGGTTTGCGTAACAATGAGAATATTCCTTTTCGAATATCTGTCGGCAATAATGCCCCCAAAGAGGGTAAACATGAGCACCGGCAGGGTCAGGGCAGCTCCGGCTATACCGAGATAGAGAGGAGAGCGTGTCAGTTGGTAGATAAGCCATCCCTGAGCCATCTGGTGCATCCAGGAGCCTGACAGGGATATCACCTGGGCAATCCAGAAGAGTCTGAAGTTCTGAACATACAGGGCCGGGAAGGGTTTTTTTCTCTCGGTCATCTCAGTATTTTAACATTAAATCCTGCCTTTATTTCCCGGCTTTTAACGGGAGCTTTTCATGTTAAATGGATATTTGTTATGATAGTTGACCTGAGTTAGACGGAGGAGGAAAGCCATGATAAATGTAACAGTTGCCGGAGCTACGGGAAGGACGGGAAGCAGGATTGCCGCCCTGTGCATTGATCACCCCGAGATAAACCTTGTAGGCGCCCTTGAACGCAAGGGACATGAAAAGATTGGACAGGATATAGGAGTTATTATCGGGACGGGCGAGGTCAACATCCCGCTTGGTGATAAAATCGAGGATCTGGTTGACAGTACCGATGTGGTGATTGATTTCACATCAGTTGGCGCTACGATTCACAACCTCAGGGTTGCATCAGAGAAGGGAACGGCAATGGTCATAGGGACTACCGGCTTCAGCAAGGAGGATATGCAGGAAGTCCTGGCTCTTGCACGCAGCATTCCATGTGTTATGGCACCAAACATGTCTGTTGGGGTAAATCTTCTGTTCAAGGTGTTGAAGGATGTTGCAGTGGTCCTTGGCGATGACTATGACATAGAGATAATAGAGGCGCACCACAGGTTGAAGCAGGACGCCCCCAGCGGCACCGCACTTAAGTTGGCCCAGGTGGTAGCCGAGGCACTTGGAAGGAACCTTGATGAGGTAGCGATATATGCCAGAAAGGGATTTATTGGTGAGAGGGGCAGAAAGGAGATCGGGATCCAGACCATCAGGGGCGGCGACATTGTGGGAGAACACACCGTTATGTTTGCCGGAGCCGGTGAGAGGATAGAGATTACCCACAAGGCATCAAGCAGGGATACCTTTGCAACAGGTGCAGTAAGGGCTGCTCTATGGGTCTATGGCCGTGAGCCGGGACTGTACGATATGCTCGATGTGCTTGGATTGAGGTAGTAATAAACCTGATTATTCAGCCCTGTGTTTAGAAATCGTCGTTCGTCAATTGTCAATATTCAATTGTCAATACGTCACGCCCACGGAGTGCCGCCGTCAACAATGGCATGTTCATCCCACATAAACCAGTTGCCGGTGTCTGAGAGAAAGGCATAGGTGTTCTGCAGTATATTGTAGTGTTTTTCCTCTTCCCCGGCAAGCCTCTGAAAGAGTCTCTTTTCCTTTTCATCAGAGGTCCCGTCAGCGACCTCCTTATAGTATTCAAAGCCCTCTTTTTCCATATCGAGGGCCATTTTCAGGGCATTTATCTCATCAGTTGTGGCCTCGATCCTCTCCATCATCCCGGATTTCAGGGTTTCAAAAATGGATTTTACAGCCTTACCGGGATCCCCTTCCCTGATCTCAATGTTGAGGCCCTTAAAAATGTCTTTGAGCATCTCAAGATGCCTCTTTTCATCCAGTGCAAAGGACTCAAACATCTTCTTCCCAAATGGATGCCCTGTCTTTTCTGCAGCCTCTGAATAGAAATTAATGGCATCCTCCTCCATCTTCATAGCCATCTCTACAGCCTTCATATACCCCTCCTTTTTCTAAAACTTGTTGTCCTCTTCCACGGCCTCCTTGAGCTTGTTCAGTATGTCGGGAATTGCAGATGTGACCCTGTCCCAGCTCGGTATCAAGGGCACACCAAGCGGGTCTTTCATAATGATATCTGCAGCCATCTTTATCCCGTTAGTGAATGTCTCCACAGCGAGGCTCTCAGCATGCCGGTCAAAGAAGAGTCCGTTTATTGCGGCATCATCCTCAAACCTCTTCAGCATGTCCTGTGCAGTCCGGACATATGTGGCGATAAGTGCCTTAAAAAACCCCTCTGAGAAGATAACACCCTCAGAGGCAAGGGTTCTGAAGAGGGATTTGCTGATGTCTATGCACATCTTCATGAGCCCTCTGGAGGCATCGTCAGGTGACAGCTCCTGATGTTTATGTTCATAGTTTTCTGCAATATCCACCTGGCATATCCTCCTGGTTGCGGAGTTCCGGTGCACCTCTGCCAGGACACCAACCTCAAGCCCCCAGTCAGCCGGAATCCTTATAACCCTTGCAAGCTCCACATTCATGGAAAATTCTCCGGCAAGGGGGTACCGGAAGCTGTCAAAATATACAAGCAACGGGGTAAAGCCGATAATCTTCTGGAGGGCCCTTACAAGTGGGAAGACCAGTAATCTCGTAACCCTTCCGTGAAGCCTGTCTGTTACACGGCTGTAATAACCCTTGCAGAATTCATAGTCCAGGTTTGGATTCACTACCGGATAACAGAGCCTTGCAAGCAGCTCTCTCCTGTAATCAACTATATCACAATCATGAAGGGCAATGACCCTCGGTTCCCTGCGGGCAAGCACATAACCATAGGCCATCCATGCTGATTTGCCCTTGCCGGGCTCTCCCAGCGGCAGTCTTGCCTCTTCAATATCCCTGTAAACATCCGATACCTTTTCACCGTTATTCCAGATGAGGGTGGTCTTCTGAGGCAGAACAGAGAAGAAATCCCTGGCATGCTGAAACTCTTCCCTGGTACAGGGACCAAGGGTAACTACGACTTCAGCTATATATCGCACCTCCTTCAGTTCCCTGATTATGGAGTTAAGGGCCTCACCCTCGATCTCTGAGAAAAGGGACGGCAGCACAAGTGCAATAGGTCTGTCCTGACTATGCCATATTAATTCGGCCTCTATTTTTTCGAGATTTAATGTCCCAAGCTTATGGAAAGTGGATATTACTCCGGTCTGATAAAAGTCTGACATACAAATCCTCCCTACTGTGCTGTTGGTAGTTGTTTAAGATTGAAAGGTAAACCAGTGCCTCTGCAAGGTATATTACCGGTTCCCGTTTTTTTTATTAATTTTTGTTTATTAAGTATAATATTACTTAAGTATACTATCAGGCGCAAAATTGGTCAAGATTGACAGAAAGTCGCCAGGTTTATTATAGTTAAAAATATATTTTTTGCTGGAGGTGACAGTTATGCCCATTTATGAATATCTCTGTCTTCAATGCGAAAGGCAACTTGAGGCGGTCCAGAAGTTCAGTGATGCACCCCTTAGCACATGTCCTGAGTGTGGAGGGGAGCTTAAAAAATTGATATCATCCACATCCTTTGTCCTGAAGGGCAGCGGATGGTATGTGACCGACTATCCGTCGGCTGAAAGAAAAAAGGCGATGGGAAAGGAAGGCAAGGAAGACAAGGGGAAAACGAAGAAGGGACAGGACAGCAAAAAGGATAAAAAAACTGAGACTACAAAGACTTAACTCCATTGTTTATTTTCATATTCCGTACATCAGAGTAGGGGAGTATTTATCTTTTATAAATGAACACAGGCTGAACCTTGAGGTCTATTTTAGTGCTGATGACCTTGAGGCCGCAGGCGAAACCTCAATAGAAGGTTTGTTGAATTCCTTTACCTATACCCCCTCCCTGACCGTCCATGGCCCTTTTATGGACCTTTCTCCAGGTGCAGTTGACCCACTGATACGCAAGGTGACCATGGAGAGATTTTCTCGGACCCTCAATGTCTCGGGATTACTCAGGGCAAGAAATGTAGTCTTTCATTCGGGTTACGAGAAGTGGAAATACGAACACAGGACGGATCTATGGCTGGAAAGCAGTTTAAGGACGTGGGAACCCGTTTTGGCGCAGGCCGAGGCGCAGGGCCTTACCATCTCCATTGAAAATATATTCGAGGAGGAGCCGGAAAACCTCAGGATGCTTGCAGAGGCCGTAAATTCCAGGAATTTCGGCTTGTGTTTTGATGCAGGACACTTCAATCTTTTTTCCACGATTTCCCTGAAACAATGGCTGAGCATTGTCAGTCCTTATCTCCTGGAGCTTCACCTTCATGACAATGACGGCACCAGAGACTCCCATATGCCGCCGGGCAAAGGGGTCTTTGATTTTAAGACACTTTTTGATGATCTTGAAATCCTCAATGCAGATAACCTTATAGTTACAGTAGAGACGCATTCCATTGATGATGTTAAGGAGAGTATCCGTTTCCTTGATGCAGTATAGTCATACTCTTCTCAGTGGAATTGCAGACCCATGACAACGGCATCTTCTCTTGGAAGAAAATAGTATCCCCTTTCCAGGCCCACCATCCTGAACCCTATGGATTCATATAATCTTATTGCAGCTGTATTGGATGCCCTGACCTCAAGGAAAATCTTTTTGCAACCACATGCGCGTAGTTCTTTCAGAATGGACAGGGCCAACATCCTTCCTATCCCCTTTCTTCTGTAGTCAGGCCGCACAGCGAGATTTAATATGTGACCTTCATCAAGGATGCAGGAGGCACATACATACCCGATCAAGGAATCTCCTGCCATGGCAACACGGCAGATGGAGGCGGGATTATTAATCTCTGAAAAGAAAGCTGCCTCTGACCAGGGGGTGAAAAAGGACTCGTTCTCTATTGCGGTCACCTCAGGGATGTCGGAAACCGTCATTTCCCTGATGAAAATCCTTGTCATTGTAAAAACACCGTTTCATTATTATGGCATGGGGCCTGCAGGAATTCAGGGAGAGAAGATTTACGCATCATCAACCGGCAGTGTTATTGTAAATATTGCTCCTCCTTCTTTATGGTTTTTTACAGAGATATCTCCTCCATGGGTTTCAATAATCCATTTTGTTATGGCAAGTCCGAGACCTGAACCACCGGAGAGTCGTGACCTTGTCTTGTCAACACGGTAAAACCTTTCAAAAACTCTATCCCTGTCTTTTTCAGGTATTCCGGGTCCTGTGTCGTGAAATGTTACGGTTATCCCCTGGAAGGACTGTTCTGTCTTCAGGAAGATAGAGCCTTTGTCAGGTGTATACTTCAGTGCATTGTCAAAAAGGTTGGATAGGGCCTCGTCAAGGAGGTCCCTGTCGCTCAGGAATTCAAGTGGCTCCTGATATTCTTCAATTACATTCAGTGATTTTTCCAGTATCTTGGTTTTGTGTCTCTCCACAATGAGGCCAAGCAGTTCGTTAATGTCAACCCATGACTTCCTGAGTTCAATAATATCATGGTCAGCCCTTGCAAGGAGCAGGAGGTTGTCGCTTATTTTATGAAGTCTGTTTACTTCAAAGAGGTTTTTCTTCAGTATATCCTCATATTCCTCCGGATTCCGTTTCCTCCTCAGGGTCACCTCTATGCTGCCTTTAAGTGCGGTAAGGGGTGAACGGATCTCGTGGGAGACATCAGAGGTAAAACGTTTGTGCCCTTCAACATGTTTCTGGATGCTGTCGAGCATGTCATTAAAGACCCTTACCAGATTCCTGATCTCAAGGCCGGGGGAATCCAGTTGTATCCGTTCCTTTAAATCCCCTTTCTTGATCTTGTCTGCCGTTTCCGTCAGCCTGACAACCGGGAGTATGGTCCTTCCTGCCATGTTATAACCGAAGACAGCTACGGTTAAGAGTAGAAACGGAAGAAAAAAGAAGAAAAGATTCCGGAGTTCTTTAAGCTCCCCGTCCACCTCTTGTAACGAATACCCGAGCCTGAGTATTCTGCTCTTATCCACAGGAAAATGCAGAACCCTATATGGTTCCCCCCTGAAGGATACGGTATCAAATGAATAAGCGCCATTAAATGCCTTGTCGATCAAGGACATCTTTATAGGCCAACTGAGGTTTTCGGATTTCAGCGATGTAATGGATATATCTCCGCGAATATTAGAAACCTGCACATATTCATTTCCTGTCTTTTTTATCATTACCTTTCCGATTTTGTCCGTATTGTTGTCGGTTATCCCCTTGGTTGCTGCAATACGGGCCTCGGCTAATAAAGTACTGTCAATCTTCTTGATGATGCTGTTTTTGAAGGAGAGATAAAGAGCTGATACAAAGATGAATATGAGGCAGAGGGTAACAAAGGAGTAGACGAAGGTGAGTTTATGCCTGAAGGTTATAGTCATCTTCTTTAATAACATAACCGATGCCGCGTACGGTATGGATGAGTTTTTTTAAAGAACCGCGGTCGATTTTGTCTCTTAGGAAATTGATGTGTACATCAACCACGTTTGTGTTGGGATCAAAGTTGTATCCCCATACATTCTGAAGTATCTGGGTACGTGTGAGAACCTTGGTTTTGTTCTTTAAGAGATATTCAAGGAGGGCAAACTCTTTTGGTCTGAGGTATATTTCTTTATCCGACCTTGTGACTTTTCTCGTTATAGGGTCGATTTTGAGGTCTCCGCAACGGAGCGGTTCAACAGGAAACTGTCTCCTTCTTGCAAGGGCCCTTATTCGGGCAAGTAGTTCTTCAAAGGAGAAGGGTTTTGTGAGATAATCGTCAGCCCCACTGTCAAGTCCTTTTACCTTGTCCTCTACAGTATCTCTTGCAGTGAGCATGAGGACAGGTGTATGAATCCCCTTCATCCTGATCAGCCTGCAAAGGTCCAATCCGTCAATTTCAGGTAGCATTACGTCGAGTATAATGAGGTTGTAGTCAGTTGTTGTTGCCAGTAGAAAACCGTCTTTTCCGTTAGTCGCAACATCTACCTTGTGGGATTCTTCTTCCAGCCCCGTCTTTATGAAAGAAGCGACGTTTTCTTCATCTTCGACCACAAGTATTTTCATCAGAATGCTTCCTCCTTGACTCTATTTTACCACGAGAACAGGGCAGTGTGCGTGGTCGAGGACCTTTGAGGAAACGCTGCCGAGCAGGAATTTGCTGGCCCCATGACGCCCGTGGGAACCTGTAACAATCAGGTTGACCTTCATCTTTTTTGCGGTGTCAAGGATTACCTCGGCAGGATCGCCCTGTCTGACAAGGGTTTTATGTTCGATGGTGTGAGAGGCGAGGGAGCTCCTCACCTTTTCCATGGTCTTGTTTGTCTCCTCGGTAAGGGCTTCCATGATCCTCTGACGATCAAAGTCTGTTAGCTCGGTAAGGTATAATTCAGGGACAACGGAAAGGACGTAGAGTATTGAATCGAACTTTACCGCTATCTCTACCGCTATCTTGAGGGCCTTGTTCGAGTTTTTTGAACCATCATGGGCGATGAGGATTTTTTTCATGGTGTTTTTCGTCATTCTTTTCCTCCTGCGATTATTTCAGGGTATTGTCAGCTCTTTGCCCGGAATCCGGATCAACAACAAGTAATATAATATTAACATATAATGCTATATTCCAGTAGGGCTTTTCATGCTGTTGCGTGAACATCCCCTTGTTCAATTTGTTTTTGACAAAAACATAATAGTATAATAATATTTGAATGTAATGTGATTAGCAGGTTCAGGAAGAGTTGGAGGGCTATGTGAGAAGAAAGTGCTGAAAGCAGAACGATTGTTGCGCAGTACGGAAGGGGCGGTATAGTCAAAAAGCCTGTAAATCAGAGTTTTCTCTTTTAATTTTTGAGTGCAAACGTTTAATATATTAGACCAAATATTTTCATTCAGGGAGGTGAGGCATGCCGAGAAGGAACTATTTTTTTACTTCTGAATCAGTAACAGAGGGGCATCCTGACAAGATTGCCGATCAGATATCCGATGCAATTCTGGATGCTATACTTTCAGAGGACCCCTATGGCAGGGTTGCCTGTGAAACGCTTACAACAACCGGTCTTGTCTTTGTTTCAGGTGAGATCACCACAAGCTGTTATGTCCATATACCGGAGCTTGTCAGGGAGACCATAAAAGATATCGGGTATACAAGGGCGAAATACGGATTTGATTATGAGACCTGTGCTGTAATCACAGCGATTGACCGTCAATCAGGTGATATAGCGATGGGCGTGGATACAGGGGGTGCCGGAGATCAGGGACTCATGTTTGGTTTTGCATGTAACGAAACTCCTGAACTGATGCCGCTTCCAATTATACTTGCCCACAAGTTTGCCAGAAGGCTTTCAGAGGTGAGAAAGAAGGATATACTTGGCTATCTGAGACCGGACGGAAAGACACAGGTGACCATTGAATACAGGGAGGGCAAGCCCTACAGGATTGATTCCATAGTGGTCTCAACACAACACAACCCTGACGTGACGCTCAAAGAGATAAGAGAGGATATTATAGAGAAGGTAATAAAGCCTGTTGTGCCTAACGAACTTCTTGATGAAGAGAATGTAAAATATCATATTAATCCAACCGGCAGATTTGTTGTTGGTGGTCCCATGGGTGACACGGGGCTGACAGGCAGAAAGATAATCGTTGACACCTATGGAGGGATTTCCAGGCATGGCGGAGGGTGTTTTTCAGGTAAGGACCCGACAAAGGTGGACCGTTCAGGTGCTTACATGGCGCGCTATATTGCCAAAAACATTGTAGCTGCAGGTCTTGCTGACAGGGCTGAGGTACAGGTTGCTTATGCCATCGGTATTCCTGAGCCGGTATCCATACTCGTTGACGGATTTGGTACTGAAAAGATTCCCTATCAGGATATCGTCACGCTTGTAAGAAAGAACTTTGACTTGACGCCAAAGGGGATTATGGAGACCCTTGACCTGAGAAGGCCGATTTACAAGAAGACCGCTGTTTACGGTCACTTCGGCAGGAATGATGTTGATTTTACATGGGAAAAGACTGATCGCGCCGAGACCTTGAGAAAGCAGGCAGGGTTATAAAAGAAGGATAGACAGGGTTGGAGTAATGGAGTTTTGGAGCAGTGGAGTAAAGACAATATTGTATGTGGATTAACAGGAAGGGAGAAGTGGATGCTGAAGCACGATGTGAAGGATTTGAAACTTGCCAGACAGGGCAGGTTGAGGATCGAATGGGCAGAGATGGAAATGCCTGTGCTCAGAAAGATCCGGGAGCAGTTTGAGAAGGAAAAACCGTTTAAGGGTATCACGATAGCTGCATGTCTGCATGTTACAACCGAGACAGCCAGTCTTATGGAGACCCTTAAGGCTGGTGGCGCAAAGGTGGTGCTCTGTGCATCAAACCCCCTCAGTACACAGGATGATGTTGCAGCATCACTTGTAAAATATTCCAAAATACCTGTTTTTGCCGTTAAGGGCGAAGACAATCGCAAATATTACAGCCATATCCGCTCTGTGCTCTCAATCAAGCCGCACATAACCATGGATGACGGAGCTGATCTCGTATCCACCCTCCATACGTCTGAAAAGGATAAAACCGGGAACCTGATCGGCGGTACTGAAGAGACAACCACGGGTGTTGTAAGATTGAGGGCGATGGCTGAGAAAGGTATACTTGAGTATCCGATTATTGCTGTTAATGATGCCTATACCAAGTATCTCTTTGATAACCGGTATGGTACCGGACAGAGCACAATTGACGGTATTCTCCGGTCAACCAACAGGTTGATAGCAGGCTCGGTATTTGTAGTCAGCGGTTACGGATGGTGTGGGCGGGGCGTGGCAATGAGGGCCAGGGGCCTGGGGGCACGGGTTGTTGTGACAGAGGTTGACCCCCTGAAGGCACTTGAAGCCATTATGGACGGTTATGAATTAATGACCATAAAGGAGGCATCCCGCATAGGTGATATTTTTGTTACTGTTACGGGTGATATAAACGTAATATCAAGGGACTGTTTCAGGGGTATGAAGGATGGGGCAATTGTGTGTAATTCAGGACACTTTAATGTAGAGATAGATATCAAGGCCTTAAAGTCTCTGGCAAAGGCCTCACGAAAGATGAGGGATTTTGTTCAGGAGTTTACCCTGAAAAACAACAGACGCATATACCTGCTTGGCGAAGGAAGGCTCGTAAACCTTGCTGCCGCTGAAGGGCATCCCTCTGCAGTGATGGATATGAGTTTTGCCAACCAGGCACTCTGTGCCCGGTATATAGTGAAAAATCACAAAAAACTTCAGCAACAGGTTTACAGGGTGCCGGAGGAAATAGACAGAAAGATTGCGTCACTGAAATTAAAGGCAATGGGTGTAGTGATAGATAAACTTACCAGGGAACAGAACAAGTATCTCCACAGTTGGGAGATGGGGACGTAATTCGTAATCAATAGTTATGATTAATCTTAAGGCACTTTCAGAGGAAGAACTCACCGGGTTTCTCCTCTCTCTTGACCTTCCCGCCTTCAGGGTGAAACAACTCCTTTACTGGATATATGAGAAACGGGTCCTCCATATACAGGACATAACAGAACTGTCAAAAGCCCTAAGGGAGAGGCTTTCGAAGATAGCCTGTATCAGTAATCTCAAACTCCTTGAACGCAGGGTATCAATTGACGGGACCGAGAAGTTCCTTTTCGGCCTTGAGGATGGTGAAGCCATTGAGGCTGTTTTAATACCTGATAGTGACAGATTTACACTGTGTGTCTCTTCCCAGATTGGCTGTGCTATGGGTTGCAGGTTCTGTCTCACCGGGAAGATGGGTTTTATCAGAAACCTCCAGGCCCATGAAATAGTGGATCAGGTGATAGCGGTACAGAGGTTGATCGAACCACGGATGACGACGAATATTGTCTTTATGGGGATGGGAGAACCTATGAATAACCTTGATAACGTTTCTCACGCCCTTAAGAGGATGAATAGTCTGTTAAAGATATCCAGGAGGAGGATTACAGTCTCGACCTCTGGTGTTGTTCCCGGAATAAAGAGATTGGCAGGTCTTACTCCGGCTGTAAACCTTGCCGTATCACTAAATGCCACAACTGATGAGGTGAGGGAGCATATAATGCCTGTTAACAGGCGCTATCCTGTCAAGACACTGCTGCGGGCATGCAGGGAGTA
This genomic stretch from Nitrospirota bacterium harbors:
- the rlmN gene encoding 23S rRNA (adenine(2503)-C(2))-methyltransferase RlmN is translated as MINLKALSEEELTGFLLSLDLPAFRVKQLLYWIYEKRVLHIQDITELSKALRERLSKIACISNLKLLERRVSIDGTEKFLFGLEDGEAIEAVLIPDSDRFTLCVSSQIGCAMGCRFCLTGKMGFIRNLQAHEIVDQVIAVQRLIEPRMTTNIVFMGMGEPMNNLDNVSHALKRMNSLLKISRRRITVSTSGVVPGIKRLAGLTPAVNLAVSLNATTDEVREHIMPVNRRYPVKTLLRACREYPLEPRRRITFEYILFEGLNDSSGDADRLVKLLKGIPSKINLIPFNPYKGAEFRRPREERVQFFRSLLQTGGLTAIVRKSKGQDILAACGQLRGYYTGRVSCHCV